One Brassica napus cultivar Da-Ae chromosome A1, Da-Ae, whole genome shotgun sequence genomic region harbors:
- the LOC106380812 gene encoding phosphatidylcholine:diacylglycerol cholinephosphotransferase 1-like: protein MSTTTIVPLRRSSNSLNEYHTNAVAFDGIVGSASTSQMEEIVTQTDDCYANPNGDGGRSKTSLMTWRMCNPVHVVRVHWIPCLLAVGVLFFTCVEEYMLQMIPASSEPFDIGFVATRSLYRLLASSPDLNTVLAALNTVFVGMQTTYILWTWLVEGRPRATISACFMFTCRGILGYSTQLPLPQDFLGSGVDFPVGNVSFFLFYSGHVAGSTIASLDMRRMKRLRLALLFDILNVLQSIRLLGTRGQYTIDLAVGVGAGVLFDSLAGKYEEMMSKRHNVGNGFSLISSR from the exons ATGTCAACTACAACTATCGTCCCTCTCCGTCGCAGTTCTAACTCTCTCAATGAATACCACACTAACGCAGTCGCCTTTGACGGAATCGTCGGGTCAGCAAGTACTAGCCAAATGGAGGAGATTGTTACGCAAACCGACGACTGCTACGCCAACCCCAACGGAGATGGAGGGAGAAGCAAGACGTCGTTAATGACGTGGAGGATGTGCAATCCTGTCCACGTGGTGAGAGTCCATTGGATACCGTGTTTGTTAGCGGTAGGAGTTCTGTTCTTCACGTGCGTAGAGGAGTACATGCTCCAAATGATTCCGGCAAGTTCTGAGCCGTTCGATATTGGTTTTGTGGCGACGCGCTCTCTGTATCGCCTCTTGGCTTCTTCACCGGATCTTAATACCGTTTTAGCTGCTCTCAACACG GTGTTTGTAGGGATGCAAACGACGTATATTTTATGGACATGGTTGGTGGAAGGACGACCACGAGCGACCATCTCGGCTTGCTTCATGTTTACTTGCCGTGGCATTCTGGGTTACTCTACTCAGCTCCCTCTTCCTCAG GATTTTCTAGGATCAGGGGTAGATTTTCCGGTAGGAAACGTCTCGTTCTTCCTCTTCTACTCAGGCCATGTCGCAGGGTCGACGATAGCATCCTTGGATATGAGGAGAATGAAGAGGTTGAGACTTGCCTTGCTTTTTGACATCCTCAATGTATTACAATCGATCAGGCTTCTCGGGACGAGAGGACAATACACGATCGATCTCGCTGTCGGAGTTGGCGCTGGGGTTCTCTTTGACTCACTGGCTGGAAAATACGAAGAGATGATGAGCAAGAGACACAATGTAGGCAATGGTTTTAGTTTGATTTCGTCTCGctag